Proteins encoded within one genomic window of Setaria italica strain Yugu1 chromosome IV, Setaria_italica_v2.0, whole genome shotgun sequence:
- the LOC101784038 gene encoding annexin D7-like, with protein MQLLVPLVSAYRYDGPEVNTRLAHSEAKILHEKIHHKAYSDDEIIRILTTWSKAQLLATFNYYNDAFGHPINKDLKADPKDEYLKTLRAIIRCLTCPDRYFEKVVRQAIAGLGTDESSLTRVITTRAEVDLKHIKEAYQKRNSVPLERAVAGDTSGDYESMLLALLGQE; from the exons ATGCAA CTGCTGGTGCCACTTGTAAGTGCATACCGCTATGATGGACCAGAGGTCAACACAAGGCTGGCACACTCGGAAGCCAAAATACTTCATGAGAAGATCCATCACAAGGCTTATAGTGATGATGAGATCATCAGAATCCTCACGACTTGGAGCAAAGCTCAGCTTCTTGCTACATTCAATTATTACAACGATGCATTTGGCCACCCAATCAACAAG GATCTGAAGGCTGATCCCAAGGACGAGTACCTCAAAACGCTGCGGGCGATCATTCGGTGCCTCACCTGCCCCGACAGGTACTTCGAGAAGGTGGTCAGGCAGGCCATCGCGGGTCTGGGCACGGACGAGAGCTCCCTGACCCGGGTCATCACCACCCGCGCCGAGGTGGACCTGAAGCACATTAAGGAGGCCTACCAGAAGAGGAACAGCGTGCCACTGGagcgcgccgtcgccggggaCACCTCCGGCGACTACGAGAGCATGCTCCTCGCCCTCCTGGGCCAGGAGTGA
- the LOC101774315 gene encoding transcription termination factor MTERF2, chloroplastic, which yields MLFLRRHVLPLLRAVSPLPSPIYHRACLLSTSTSASAAPFSLEDYLVAACGLAAAQARKTAQKAFDGASKDSRKAFEEISNCRLNSASNPDAVLALLSGVGLSRADIADIVVADPLLLRSSPKKVGPRLLALRDRLGLSAPQIVRFLLVGSRAVRGCDVVPKLEFFISFYGSFERLLVILKNHNCILWSDLERVIKPNIALLHQCGLSVRDIARLFSLRARVLTFRPESIKEIVLRAEELGVPCSSRMFWQAVAVVSNISKEKVAARLELLKSTLGCHESEIATAVSKMPSILTISEESLHRKIRFLINEVGLEPQYILQRPALFGYSLEKRLVPRYCVMKVLLAKGLLDSNRSFYSFAQYGEETFKLRCIDSHQDSVPGLADDYATARAGVVPYQL from the coding sequence atgctGTTCCTCCGAAGGCATgtcctccctctccttcgcGCGGTCTCCCCGCTTCCCTCCCCTATCTACCACCGCGCCTgcctcctctccacctccacctcggcctccgccgccccatTCTCCCTTGAGGactacctcgtcgccgcctgcgGCCTAGCCGCAGCTCAAGCCAGGAAGACAGCCCAGAAGGCATTCGATGGAGCATCTAAAGATAGCAGGAAGGCATTCGAGGAGATCTCCAACTGCCGTCTCAACTCCGCCTCCAACCCCGACGCCGTCCTCGCCCTGCTCTCTGGCGTCGGCCTCTCCCGCGCCGACATCGCCGACATCGTCGTCGCGGACCCGCTTCTCCTCCGCTCCTCGCCCAAGAAGGTCGGCCCTCGCCTGCTCGCGCTCCGCGACCGCCTCGGTCTGTCCGCTCCCCAGATCGTTCGCTTCCTCCTGGTCGGCTCACGCGCTGTCCGCGGCTGCGACGTCGTTCCAAAGCTCGAGTTCTTCATCTCCTTCTACGGCTCATTTGAAAGGCTCCTCGTGATCTTAAAGAATCACAACTGCATTCTATGGTCAGATCTTGAAAGGGTGATCAAGCCTAACATCGCGCTGCTTCATCAGTGCGGCCTAAGTGTTCGAGATATTGCCCGTCTGTTCTCACTCAGAGCCAGGGTGCTTACATTCAGACCAGAGAGCATCAAGGAGATAGTGCTACGCGCGGAAGAGCTTGGGGTTCCTTGCAGCTCGCGAATGTTCTGGCAGGCGGTGGCGGTCGTCTCAAATATCAGCAAAGAGAAGGTTGCTGCCAGGCTCGAACTTTTGAAGAGTACTCTTGGTTGCCACGAGAGTGAAATTGCCACTGCAGTGTCCAAGATGCCAAGCATTCTAACAATATCTGAGGAGAGCCTTCACCGCAAGATTCGGTTCTTGATCAACGAGGTTGGACTGGAGCCTCAGTACATTCTGCAAAGGCCTGCCTTGTTCGGATACAGCCTGGAGAAGAGGCTAGTGCCCCGGTATTGTGTCATGAAGGTCCTGCTGGCTAAGGGATTGCTGGATAGCAATCGGAGTTTTTATTCATTCGCTCAATATGGAGAGGAGACTTTCAAATTGAGGTGCATTGACAGTCACCAGGACTCTGTTCCTGGGCTTGCAGATGATTATGCCACAGCTCGTGCTGGTGTTGTGCCCTATCAACTTTGA
- the LOC101785251 gene encoding type I inositol polyphosphate 5-phosphatase 10 — MVSRPGIVFPENMKEFLALVHPPTPFNQITATSICNLLAQAILMARATSNGFAMKGMDLNGPDPQSLSAARARLKSASLNYVDWPNRQNDDTCQYQMFVATWNVGGKTPNNRLNLQDFLQVEESPDIYVLGFQEIVPLTAGNVLVLEDNEPASRWLALIHQALNEPQEQPEDDDDEPPPPEPPADARRRHHRRRDSSSLFFQTPSLKVLSNSYRVDSALVKTCNCSAEPSSMRRRAAEIRASVYRAEAEADAPSTSAAAEASTSGCSDAEADNSDGTPTAQCEPGCGGGMSYCLIASKQMVGLFLSVWVKREMVEHIGHLRVDCVGRGIMGWLGNKGCIAISMTLHRTSLCFVCSHLASGEKEGDELRRNADVAEILRSAHFPRPCKAPGSHRVPERILEHDRMIWLGDLNYRVSLSYEETRTLLEENDWDTLLEKDQLLIEREAGRVFRGWKEGKICFAPTYKYTQNSDAYAGETAKSKKKRRTPAWCDRILWHGDGVEQLQYLRGESRFSDHRPVCGVFAVEVDADDGSKIMRSYYSVNARMGHDRPA, encoded by the exons ATGGTATCCCGCCCTGGCATCGTCTTCCCTGAGAACATGAAGGAATTTCTCGCGCTCGTCCACCCACCCACGCCCTTCAACCAGATCACGGCAACATCCATCTGCAACCTCCTCGCTCAAGCGATCTTAATGGCA CGCGCCACGTCCAACGGCTTCGCCATGAAAGGGATGGACTTGAATGGTCCAG ATCCGCAGAGTTTAAGTGCAGCACGGGCACGGTTGAAGAGCGCGAGCCTAAACTACGTGGATTGGCCCAATAGGCAAAACGATGATACATGCCAGTACCA GATGTTTGTTGCTACCTGGAATGTTGGAGGAAAGACTCCGAATAATCGGCTCAACCTGCAGGATTTTCTTCAGGTTGAAGAATCCCCTGACATTTACGTCTTAGG GTTTCAGGAGATAGTTCCCCTGACCGCCGGCAACGTGCTGGTCCTGGAGGACAACGAGCCGGCGTCCAGGTGGCTGGCGCTCATCCACCAGGCGCTCAACGAGCCCCAGGAGCAGcctgaagacgacgacgacgagccgccgccaccggagccgccggccgacgcgcggcgccgccaccaccgccgccgcgactCCTCGTCCCTCTTCTTCCAGACGCCGTCGCTCAAGGTGCTCAGCAACAGCTACCGCGTCGACAGCGCGCTCGTCAAGACCTGCAACTGCTCCGCCGAGCCGTCCTCCATGCGCCGCCGGGCGGCGGAGATCCGCGCGTCCGTGTAccgcgccgaggccgaggccgacgcGCCGtccacgagcgccgccgccgaggcgtcCACCAGCGGTTGCAGCGACGCCGAAGCGGACAACTCTGACGGCACGCCGACGGCGCAGTGCGAGcctggctgcggcggcggcatgagCTACTGCCTGATCGCGAGCAAGCAGATGGTGGGGCTGTTCCTGTCGGTGTGGGTGAAGAGGGAGATGGTGGAGCACATCGGCCACCTCCGCGTGGACTGCGTCGGCAGGGGCATCATGGGGTGGCTCGGCAACAAGGGCTGCATCGCCATCAGCATGACGCTGCACCGCACCAGCCTCTGCTTCGTCTGCAGCCACCTGGCCTCCGGGGAGAAGGAGGGCGACGAGCTCCGCCGGAACGCCGACGTCGCCGAGATCCTCCGGAGCGCGCACTTCCCGCGCCCGTGCAAGGCGCCGGGCAGCCATCGGGTCCCCGAGAGGATTCTTGAGCACGA CCGGATGATATGGCTCGGAGACCTGAACTATCGAGTGTCGCTGAGCTACGAGGAGACGAGAACGTTGCTGGAGGAGAATGATTGGGACACTCTATTGGAGAAAGATCAG CTGCTGATCGAGAGGGAAGCTGGAAGGGTGTTCCGAGGGTGGAAGGAAGGCAAGATCTGCTTCGCGCCGACTTACAAGTACACGCAGAACTCCGACGCCTACGCCGGCGAGACGGCAAAGTCCAAGAAGAAGCGGAGGACGCCGGCGTG GTGCGACCGGATACTGTggcacggcgacggcgtcgagcAGCTGCAGTACCTGCGCGGCGAGTCGAGGTTCTCCGACCACCGCCCGGTCTGCGGCGTGTTCGCCGTCGAGGTGGACGCCGACGACGGGAGCAAGATCATGAGGAGCTACTACTCCGTGAACGCGCGGATGGGGCATGACAGGCCCGCGTAG
- the LOC101784455 gene encoding uncharacterized protein LOC101784455 — protein MSDPATTIAAGPSSGVAAEHHLPDLLVPNKQPKRGRGEAAGDGRRVVGDGRRRRESGGRERAINERKTAQKAFDGASKDNRKAFEEISNCRLNSASNPDAILALLSGVGLSRADIADIVVADPLLLRSSPKNVGPRLLALRDRLGLSAPQIVRFLLVGSRAVRGCDVVPKLEFFISFYGSFERLLVIIKNHSCILWSDLERVIKPNIALLHQCGLSGRDIARLFSIRARVLVFRPESIKELVQRAEELGVPCSSRMFWQAVVAVSNISKEKVAARLELLKSTLGCHESEIATAVSKMPSILTISEESLHRKIRFLINEVGLEPQYILQRPALFAYSLEKRLVPRYCVMKVLLAKGLLDSNRSFYTFAIYGEETFKLRCIDSHQDSVPGLADDYATARAGVVPYQL, from the exons ATGTCAGATCCCGCGACCACCATTGCCGCCGGCCCAAGCTCAGGCGTCGCCGCCGAACACCACCTCCCCGACCTTCTCGTCCCCAACAAGCAGCCAAAACGAGGTCGTGGTGAAGCGGCAGGAGATGGACGGCGGGTGGTgggagatgggcggcggcggcgggagtcgGGCGGGAGAGAGAGGGCAATAAATGAGAG GAAGACAGCCCAGAAGGCTTTCGATGGAGCATCCAAAGATAACAGGAAGGCATTCGAGGAGATCTCCAACTGCCGTCTCAACTCCGCCTCCAACCCCGACGCCATCCTCGCCCTGCTCTCTGGCGTCGGCCTCTCCCGCGCCGACATCGCCGACATCGTCGTCGCGGACCCGCTTCTCCTCCGCTCCTCGCCCAAGAACGTCGGCCCTCGCCTTCTTGCTCTCCGCGACCGCCTCGGTCTGTCCGCTCCCCAGATCGTTCGCTTCCTCCTGGTCGGCTCACGCGCTGTCCGCGGCTGCGACGTCGTTCCAAAGCTCGAGTTCTTCATCTCCTTCTACGGCTCATTTGAAAGGCTCCTCGTGATCATAAAGAATCACAGCTGCATTCTATGGTCAGATCTTGAAAGGGTGATCAAGCCTAACATCGCGCTGCTTCATCAGTGCGGCCTAAGTGGTCGAGATATTGCCCGGCTTTTCTCAATCAGAGCCAGGGTGCTTGTATTCAGACCAGAGAGCATCAAGGAGTTAGTGCAACGCGCGGAAGAGCTTGGGGTTCCTTGCAGCTCGCGAATGTTCTGgcaggcggtggtggccgtcTCAAATATCAGCAAAGAGAAGGTTGCTGCCAGGCTCGAACTTTTGAAGAGTACTCTTGGTTGCCACGAGAGTGAAATTGCCACTGCAGTGTCCAAGATGCCAAGCATTCTAACAATATCTGAGGAGAGCCTTCACCGCAAGATTCGGTTCTTGATCAACGAGGTTGGACTGGAGCCTCAGTACATTCTGCAAAGGCCTGCCCTGTTCGCATATAGCCTGGAGAAGAGGCTAGTGCCCCGGTATTGTGTCATGAAGGTCCTGCTGGCTAAGGGATTGCTGGATAGCAATCGGAGTTTTTACACATTTGCTATATATGGAGAGGAGACTTTCAAATTGAGGTGCATTGACAGTCACCAGGACTCTGTTCCTGGGCTTGCAGATGATTATGCCACAGCTCGTGCTGGTGTTGTGCCGTATCAACTTTGA
- the LOC101783642 gene encoding metallophosphoesterase 1 isoform X1 → MAAWPNPALPLLLVAALLAFEDWLSTPSCSGGPPAASGPGDLRAMMVADLMLLGSDATYADRFFRDHVMYKFFDNSIQTLKPDMIVVLGDISAKGSELTERKWISVIEQFEGILGHYSGLPLLIALGDKDVGTCANLEGKFVSRRAKHLPGLDSGGCGAFEISNVSFVSINAVALLCGNNDLRFGVEKFMERESHHFQSLNEAECYPLGCEKREGSTDTSWRQNSMESGSGPVVLLHFPLHKFDAEVTGLTTSSEEIVSDHSSVFASSKQRGLYDRLHMLPANSTQYILQALKPRIIFNAHTGSFSDFLHADGTREVTVPAMTWKARGVPGFVIATFDIKGAVTLRCCWLAKEWHVIMGYLAFLCLTALAVRLSH, encoded by the exons atggcggcgtGGCCCAACCCGgccctcccgctcctcctcgtcgccgcgctgCTCGCGTTCGAGGACTGGCTCTCCACGCCCTCCTGCTCCGGGggcccgcccgccgccagcGGCCCCGGGGACCTCAGGGCCATGATGGTGGCCGACCTGATGCTCCTCGGGTCGGACGCCACCTACGCCGACCGGTTCTTCAGGGACCACGTCATGTACAAGTTCTTCGAT aATTCTATTCAAACATTGAAGCCGGATATGATTGTAGTCCTTGGGGACATTTCAGCAAAGGGTTCAGAGTTAACAGAGCGCAAATGGATATCTGTTATTGAGCAGTTTGAGGGGATATTGGGGCATTACTCTGGTCTTCCTCTTCTCATTGCATTAGGTGATAAGGACGTGGGCACATGTGCCAATTTGGAGGGAAAATTTGTAAGCCGCAGGGCCAAGCATTTGCCTGGATTGGATTCTGGTGGATGTGGTGCTTTTGAGATCAGCAATGTAAGTTTTGTATCAATAAATGCCGTGGCACTGCTCTGTGGCAATAATGATTTGCGGTTTGGTGTTGAGAAGTTCATGGAGAGGGAAAGCCATCATTTCCAAAGTCTAAATGAAGCAGAATGTTACCCTTTGGGATGTGAAAAAAGAGAAGGTTCCACTGACACTAGTTGGAGGCAAAACAGCATGGAATCCGGGTCTGGTCCTGTAGTTTTGCTTCATTTTCCATTGCATAAGTTTGACGCAGAAGTTACTGGTCTTACCACATCTTCAGAGGAAATTGTCTCAGATCATTCATCAGTTTTCGCAAGCTCGAAACAAAG GGGGCTATATGATCGTCTGCATATGCTTCCAGCTAATTCAACTCAGTATATTCTTCAGGCACTTAAACCAAG GATTATATTTAATGCTCATACTGGTAGCTTCTCAGACTTTCTCCATGCTGATGGGACACGTGAAGTAACAGTACCAGCTATGACATGGAAGGCAAGAGGGGTACCTGGTTTTGTCATTGCTACATTTGATATTAAAGGGGCTGTGACTTTGAGGTGTTGCTGGTTAGCCAAGGAATGGCATGTAATTATGGGATACTTAGCATTCTTGTGCCTGACAGCTCTTGCAGTTAGATTGTCACATTGA